The proteins below are encoded in one region of Oncorhynchus clarkii lewisi isolate Uvic-CL-2024 chromosome 33, UVic_Ocla_1.0, whole genome shotgun sequence:
- the LOC139393140 gene encoding dol-P-Glc:Glc(2)Man(9)GlcNAc(2)-PP-Dol alpha-1,2-glucosyltransferase, with translation MEKFEGYIFTALCSTNFLVSCLLFSKITREQREPYMDEIFHVRQAQKYCYGKFNEWDPMITTLPGLYLASVGVIKPVVWLVDLTGKVVCSTAMLRFINLLFNCGILYLLYLIICKLHLKEKTKTASRRVLSALSLSTFPVLYFFNFLYYTDAGSTFFILFTYLMTLYGCHKASALLGVFAIFFRQTNIIWVAFCAATVVANKMDETWRTEQSKKKDDKLPCQIPFSVSGVKRVMRFLLEFLTTANHVKAVTLVAWPYILVAVGFIAFIVLNDGIVIGDRTSHEACLNFPQLFYFFSFALFFSIPTSLCYHRAIRFLQTLKKQPLLYLVITGLCLLLVWKFTFVHKYLLADNRHFPFYVWKRIFQKHEAVRFALIPAYVFAAWNFVDTLKSRSLFWILAFLVCLLAATVPQKLLEFRYFIVPYLLYRLHMPLPSLTRLVLEFLFYTAVNAATLYIFINKTFQWPNSPAVQRFMW, from the exons ATGGAGAAATTCGAAGGGTACATTTTCACTGCTCTCTGCAGCACCAACTTTTTGGTTTCGTGTCTCCTTTTCTCCAAAATAACTCGGGAGCAAAGGGAGCCCTACATGGACGAAATATTTCACGTCCGTCAAGCTCAGAAATACTGCTACGGGAAGTTCAACGAG TGGGACCCAATGATCACCACGCTTCCTGGCCTGTACCTGGCGTCAGTGGGCGTGATCAAGCCAGTGGTGTGGCTCGTGGACCTCACAGGGAAGGTAGTGTGTTCTACCGCAATGCTGCGCTTCATCAACCTCCTCTTCAACTGTGGCATCCTCTACCTGCTCTATCTCATCATCTGCAAGCTCCACCTCAAAGAGAAG ACTAAGACGGCCTCCCGCAGAGTTCTCTCAGCCCTGTCCCTGTCTACCTTCCCCGTGCTCTACTTCTTCAACTTCCTTTACTACACAGATGCCGGATCTACTTTCTTCATCCTCTTCACGTACCTCATGACCCTGTATGGCTGTCACAAAGCCTCGGCACTCCTCGGCGTCTTCGCCATATTCTTCCGCCAGACAAACATCATCTGGGTGGCGTTCTGTGCCGCCACGGTGGTGGCCAACAAGATGGATGAAACCTGGAGGACGGAACAGTCAAAGAAGAAGGATGACAAGTTGCCCTGTCAGATACCTTTCTCCGTAAGTGGGGTGAAGAGAGTGATGCGTTTCCTGTTGGAATTCCTGACCACAGCCAATCACGTGAAGGCTGTGACGCTAGTGGCGTGGCCGTACATTCTTGTTGCCGTGGGTTTTATTGCGTTCATCGTGTTGAATGATGGGATTGTAATCGGGGACAGAACCAGTCACGAGGCCTGTCTCAACTTCCCTCAGCTCTTCTACTTCTTCTCCTTTGCCCTCTTCTTCTCCATCCCCACGTCGCTGTGCTACCACCGAGCTATCCGCTTCCTCCAGACCCTCAAGAAGCAGCCACTGCTCTACTTAGTGATCACAGGACTCTGCCTGCTCCTAGTGTGGAAGTTCACCTTCGTGCACAAGTACCTCCTGGCTGACAACAGACACTTCCCCTTCTATGTGTGGAAGAGGATCTTCCAGAAGCACGAGGCGGTGCGTTTTGCCCTCATCCCGGCATACGTGTTTGCAGCGTGGAACTTCGTGGACACTCTGAAATCCCGGTCGTTGTTCTGGATCCTGGCGTTCCTGGTGTGTCTGCTGGCGGCCACAGTGCCTCAGAAGCTGCTAGAGTTCAGGTACTTTATTGTTCCGTACCTGCTCTACCGCCTCCACATGCCCCTGCCCTCCCTCACCAGACTGGTGCTGGAGTTCCTGTTCTATACAGCCGTCAACGCAGCCACACTCTACATCTTCATCAACAAGACTTTTCAATGGCCAAATAGTCCGGCTGTACAGAGGTTTATGTGGTAG